The Xanthomonas sp. DAR 34887 genome has a segment encoding these proteins:
- a CDS encoding HAD-IA family hydrolase: MIQPRPKLLLLDFDGVLAAYSRTARIAHLAAHCSCEPARVCEVLFASGLETAYDGGDIATAAYLHRLGAGLGAQVDEADWIAARVAGSRGDPGVIERVLALADGIDIGVLTNNGALMAQAIPQIVPTLFPLLRGRVLCSGALGGRKPQAEVYRRALVHFGVAPRHALFIDDLFVNVRGARAIGLPAETASGTRALRRALARHGLA, from the coding sequence TTGATCCAGCCACGCCCGAAACTGCTGCTGCTCGACTTCGACGGCGTGCTGGCGGCCTACTCGCGGACGGCACGCATCGCGCACCTGGCCGCTCACTGCAGCTGCGAACCGGCGCGGGTGTGCGAAGTCCTGTTCGCCTCCGGACTGGAAACCGCCTACGACGGCGGCGACATCGCCACCGCCGCCTATCTGCACCGGCTAGGCGCAGGTCTGGGCGCGCAGGTGGACGAAGCCGACTGGATCGCCGCGCGCGTGGCCGGCAGCCGTGGCGACCCCGGCGTGATCGAACGCGTCCTGGCGCTGGCCGACGGGATCGACATCGGCGTACTGACCAACAACGGCGCACTGATGGCGCAAGCGATCCCGCAGATCGTGCCGACGCTATTTCCGCTGCTACGCGGACGCGTGCTGTGCAGCGGCGCACTCGGCGGCCGCAAACCGCAGGCCGAGGTCTACCGCCGCGCGCTCGTCCATTTCGGCGTCGCCCCGCGGCACGCCCTGTTCATCGACGACCTGTTCGTCAATGTCCGCGGCGCCCGCGCGATCGGCCTACCCGCCGAAACCGCCAGCGGCACCCGCGCCCTGCGCCGCGCCTTGGCACGCCACGGCCTGGCCTGA
- a CDS encoding TonB-dependent receptor plug domain-containing protein, with product MSKRLNADRLAESVCRGLSNARHGHGLAKLTLLLAGAQALPALAEEPGGDAKTLDAITVISTGTRKANMAVTDSPAPIQLVSAEMLKQSAAPDLINAIANQVPSYNANQTGNDMASQTLTASLRNLSPNHTLVLVNGKRRHITSNVNTTTGAASADLSFIPAAAIDHVEVLTDGAAALYGSDAIAGVINVILKKNHDGGEVDAGYAGYKDGGGGTDSWGANIGFGSDAAYFSLSAEVENRKTVYRLGSYSYADCVANYADCSAVNPSMAEFLADDVEGMTLNGRFPNVNAWLNPPEVHRKALFFNSGAVLSDTLEFYAFGSYGKKTAESEENYRRPSQDGGYVDPVTGAVSHKYPLGFNPSEASDEIDYELTAGLKGVLADWSWDFSSSYGKNEMDVYTLNSMNFSLWQDDGYSPEDFYDGSFWASQWTTNLNATHDFDVGLSQPLTFNAGVEYRRDQYGIDPGDPTSYYGAGASSFPGYNPLFNTGSYSRHSYAAYADVVFNPTEKWLLDVAGRYENYSDFGSKVVGKLTTRFDLTDTFAVRGTASTGFRAPTLQEGYYSAVQVGPTSATPTLQPNSAAAAALGFGNLKPETSTNYSLGFVFRPMQNFDSTLDFYRITISDRIGVGTFEYSKAGQPGDTNGDGTPDAAYNAALGQALVDFGYLGGIDPAAPGGSLDATARQNISVAIFNNALKTRSSGVDWVTNYITEFDWGSIDWMLAANYNKTEVLSAKPAPEVLGGATMYSAATLINLENNAPKYRVNLGATFNVGKFSLRVTEAVYGPQYQLVAPYDEWNGDIFPDSVLSQLDVVDVNGAPYYKQKIGTMALTNVELTFRPTEQLTVSVGGDNVFNKYPDKIPSAAYEYLEKNYLSYYNSPYLTGSPVGYFGARYYAKLTYRF from the coding sequence ATGAGCAAGCGTTTGAACGCCGATCGTCTGGCGGAATCGGTATGCAGGGGATTGAGCAATGCACGGCATGGCCACGGACTGGCCAAGCTGACGCTGTTGCTGGCCGGCGCACAGGCGCTGCCGGCGTTGGCGGAAGAGCCGGGTGGCGACGCCAAGACGCTGGACGCGATCACGGTCATCTCGACCGGCACGCGCAAGGCCAACATGGCGGTGACCGACAGCCCGGCACCGATCCAGCTGGTGAGTGCGGAAATGCTCAAGCAGTCGGCCGCGCCGGACCTGATCAACGCCATCGCCAACCAGGTGCCGTCGTACAACGCCAACCAGACCGGCAACGACATGGCGAGCCAGACGCTCACCGCCAGCCTGCGCAACCTGTCGCCCAACCACACGCTGGTGCTGGTCAACGGCAAGCGTCGCCACATTACCTCCAACGTCAACACCACCACCGGCGCGGCCTCGGCCGATCTGTCGTTCATTCCGGCCGCGGCGATCGATCACGTCGAAGTGCTGACCGATGGCGCCGCGGCGCTGTACGGGTCGGACGCGATCGCCGGCGTCATCAACGTCATCCTCAAGAAAAACCACGACGGCGGCGAAGTGGACGCCGGTTACGCCGGCTACAAGGATGGTGGCGGCGGCACCGATTCGTGGGGCGCCAACATCGGTTTCGGCAGCGACGCGGCGTATTTCAGCCTCAGCGCCGAGGTCGAGAACCGCAAGACCGTATACCGGCTCGGTTCCTACAGCTACGCCGACTGCGTGGCCAACTACGCCGACTGCTCGGCGGTCAATCCGAGCATGGCCGAGTTCCTGGCCGACGACGTCGAAGGCATGACCCTCAACGGCCGCTTCCCCAACGTCAACGCCTGGCTCAATCCGCCGGAAGTCCATCGCAAGGCGCTGTTCTTCAATTCGGGGGCGGTGCTCAGCGACACCCTGGAGTTCTACGCGTTCGGCAGCTACGGCAAGAAGACCGCGGAGTCGGAGGAAAACTACCGCCGTCCCAGCCAGGACGGCGGCTACGTCGACCCGGTGACCGGCGCGGTCAGCCACAAATATCCGCTGGGCTTCAATCCGTCCGAAGCGTCGGACGAGATCGACTACGAACTCACCGCCGGGTTGAAGGGCGTGCTGGCCGACTGGTCCTGGGATTTCTCCAGCAGCTACGGCAAGAACGAGATGGACGTGTACACGCTGAACTCGATGAACTTCAGCCTGTGGCAGGACGACGGCTACTCGCCTGAGGACTTCTACGACGGCAGCTTCTGGGCCAGCCAGTGGACCACCAACCTCAACGCCACGCACGATTTCGACGTCGGCCTGTCGCAGCCGCTGACCTTCAACGCCGGGGTCGAATACCGCCGCGACCAGTACGGCATCGATCCGGGCGATCCGACCTCGTACTACGGCGCCGGCGCGTCCTCGTTCCCCGGCTACAACCCGCTGTTCAACACCGGCTCGTACAGCCGCCACAGCTACGCCGCCTACGCCGACGTGGTGTTCAACCCGACCGAAAAGTGGCTGCTGGACGTGGCCGGTCGCTACGAGAACTACAGCGACTTCGGCAGCAAGGTGGTCGGCAAGCTGACCACGCGCTTCGACCTCACCGACACCTTCGCGGTGCGCGGCACCGCCAGCACGGGCTTCCGCGCGCCGACGCTGCAGGAAGGCTACTACTCGGCGGTGCAGGTCGGCCCGACCAGCGCCACCCCGACCCTGCAACCCAACAGCGCGGCCGCGGCGGCGCTGGGCTTCGGCAACCTGAAGCCGGAGACCAGCACCAACTACAGCCTGGGCTTCGTGTTCCGGCCGATGCAAAACTTCGACAGCACGCTGGATTTCTACCGCATTACCATTTCCGACCGCATCGGCGTGGGCACCTTCGAGTATTCCAAGGCCGGGCAGCCGGGCGACACCAACGGCGACGGCACGCCCGACGCCGCCTACAACGCCGCGCTGGGCCAGGCGCTGGTCGACTTCGGCTACCTCGGCGGTATCGATCCGGCGGCGCCGGGCGGCTCGCTCGACGCCACCGCGCGGCAGAACATCTCGGTGGCGATCTTCAACAACGCTTTGAAGACCCGCAGCAGCGGCGTGGACTGGGTGACCAACTACATCACCGAGTTCGACTGGGGCTCGATCGACTGGATGCTGGCGGCCAACTACAACAAGACCGAGGTGCTCAGCGCCAAGCCGGCGCCGGAGGTGCTCGGCGGCGCCACCATGTACAGCGCGGCGACGCTGATCAACCTGGAGAACAACGCGCCCAAATACCGGGTCAACCTGGGCGCCACGTTCAACGTCGGCAAGTTCAGCCTTCGCGTGACCGAGGCGGTGTACGGGCCGCAGTACCAACTGGTGGCGCCGTACGACGAGTGGAACGGCGACATCTTTCCCGACAGCGTGCTGAGCCAGCTCGACGTGGTCGACGTCAACGGCGCGCCGTACTACAAGCAGAAGATCGGCACGATGGCGCTGACCAACGTCGAACTGACGTTCCGGCCCACCGAACAGCTGACCGTCAGCGTCGGCGGCGACAACGTGTTCAACAAGTATCCCGACAAGATCCCGTCGGCGGCCTACGAGTACCTCGAGAAGAACTACCTCAGCTACTACAACTCGCCGTATCTGACCGGCAGCCCGGTCGGCTACTTCGGCGCGCGCTACTACGCCAAGCTGACCTACCGCTTCTGA